A single genomic interval of Phocoena sinus isolate mPhoSin1 chromosome 15, mPhoSin1.pri, whole genome shotgun sequence harbors:
- the LOC116739994 gene encoding uncharacterized protein LOC116739994: protein MNNAPTFFSNNLLYVKQTFFNMLYFELIRASGAGELTSGDLHPAGPLDPVALLTKFKSHSSGTRMSPPLLGTTGIDNAGPFQNREPAQKAQAGCLPTFRAGEQPQGEQPQEGPAEEDNASSPARRGEPAEGVGPASSCGASITLASPWLPTQGRHPSQQLGDHTPWARRALAALLLGNYSLGTDLLPLPGEAVGRARRGRQEGADAQQRCRRG from the coding sequence ATGAATAACGCTCCCACCTTCTTTTCAAACAATCTGCTGTATGTAAAGCAGACGTTCTTCAACATGCTTTACTTTGAGCTCATCAGGGCATCTGGGGCTGGAGAGCTCACTTCGGGCGACCTGCATCCTGCAGGACCTTTGGACCCCGTGGCCTTGCTCACCAAGTTCAAGTCGCACTCCTCAGGTACCAGGATGTCCCCACCCTTGCTGGGAACCACTGGTATAGACAACGCTGGGCCCTTTCAGAACCGGGAACCTGCCCAGAAGGCCCAGGCTGGCTGCCTGCCCACCTTCAGAGCGGGGGAGCAGCCGCAGGGGGAGCAGCCGCAGGAAGGCCCGGCTGAGGAGGACAATGCTTCATCCCCTGCACGGCGAGGCGAGCCGGCAGAGGGAGTCGGCCCCGCCTCTTCCTGCGGTGCAAGCATCACCCTAGCCAGCCCGTGGCTGCCCACCCAGGGCCGACACCCCTCCCAACAGCTTGGCGACCACACACCGTGGGCAAGGCGGGCTTTGGCAGCTCTCCTTCTTGGTAATTACAGCCTGGGAACTGacctgcttcctcttcctggggaggctgtggggagggcaAGGAGAGGCAGACAAGAAGGGGCAGACGCTCAGCAACGCTGCAGGCGTGGATGA